A stretch of the Macaca thibetana thibetana isolate TM-01 chromosome X, ASM2454274v1, whole genome shotgun sequence genome encodes the following:
- the CT83 gene encoding kita-kyushu lung cancer antigen 1, protein MNVYLLLASGILCALMTVFWKYRRFQRNTGEMSSNSTALALVRPSSTGLINSNTDNNLSVYDLSRDILNNFPHSIAMQKRILVNLTTVENKLVELEHILVSKGFRSASAHRKST, encoded by the exons ATGAACGTCTATTTACTCCTAGCGAGCGGCATTCTGTGTGCCTTGATGACTGTCTTCTGGAAATATCGCCGCTTTCAG AGAAACACTGGTGAAATGTCATCAAATTCAACTGCTCTTGCACTAGTAAGACCCTCTTCTACTGGGTTAATTAACAGCAATACAGACAACAATCTTTCAGTCTACGACCTCTCTcgggatattttaaataatttcccacACTCAATAGCCATGCAGAAGCGCATATTGGTAAACCTCACTACGGTGGAAAACAAGCTGGTTGAACTGGAACATATTCTAGTCAGCAAGGGTTTCAGAAGTGCATCAGCTCACCGGAAATCCACCTAA